TGTCCATCGCCAGCAAGATGACGGCCATGACCACCTCTTCCCGCGTTGCGCGACTCAAGAGCCGATGGAACGGGCTCTCGGATCACCACCAGGTGGGTGCCGCGTTGGCAGGGGTTGGCGGCCTGTTCGGGGTCTGGCTGCTGTTCTGGCCCGTTCCCACGCAGGTGGAAGGCCGCGGCGTCCTGATCTATCCCGATAACGCCGGCATTCTCAATGCCCGTTCGGGCGGGCAGGTGTTGCGGATCAATACCAAAGTGGGCGATCGTGTGCGCAAGGGGCAGGTGCTGATGACCTTGTATCTCCCCGTTCTGGAACGGCAGCTGGATCAGCAGCAAGGCAATCTGCGTCAGTTGGAGCGCCAGAACGACGAGTTGAATGCGCGCGACGCGCTGCGGATTCAAACCGCCCAGGCGGCGCTCGACATTGCCCTGGCCAAGCTTGATGACGATCAGAAGCGGCTGACCAGCCTGCAGTCCACTTACAACGCCAAAGTGGAGAACCTCAGCTGGCTGGCCCAGCGCGAGGTGGTGGCACCGCTCTCCAGGGCTGTGGTGTCAGCTGAACAGGGGCTGACCACCACCAGCGTTCAGTTGGATGACATCAAAATCCAGCGCAAGGACGAGATCACAGCCTTCCAGCAGATCAAGCTGGAGATCGAGACCGAACGGTTGGATCGACGCTTCCAGATCGATGATCTCAAGCGCGAAATCGCCGTGACCGAGGCTCGCATTGCCTTCGATGGCAATGTCACCGCTGAGCGCAGTGGCGCCGTGCTGGATCTGCAGGTCATCCAGGGCCAAACCGTTAAAACCGGTGACCGCCTCGGCACCCTCGGCCGCAGTGCCAGCCCCGATGCGGATCAGAGCAAAACCGGTGGTGATCTGATGGCCGTTGCCTACTTCCCGCCCGCCGATGCCCGCCGCTTGCCGATCGGGTTGCCTGTGGAGGTGGTGCCGTTGTGGAACCAGCGCGGACGTTTCGGTGGGATTGAAGGAACGGTCAGCAGCGTGCTCAGCCTTCCCGCGACGCGAGAGGACATTGCCACCACCGTCGGCAATAGCCAGTTGGCCGAAGCCCTCGTCAAGGACGGTCCGGTGATGCGCGCCGAGATTCAATTGGATCGCGATAGTCGCAGCGACGATGGCTACCGCTGGACCCTCTCCAATGGCAGCGGGGTCTTCCCGATCCGTGACGGACTCACCATCGACACCTTCGCCTATGTGGAGTGGCGTTCACCGGTCACGTACGTCATTCCCGGTCTGCGCTCGCTCACCGGTGGCTTCCGCACCCTGCGCATCGATCGACTCTGGGATCTGCCGTTCCTGCGGCAGCCCGGAACCATTCAGTAAGCCTCTGCGCCTTCCATGACTCTTCGTCCCTTGTTGCGTCAGGAGTTGCCCTGGCTGATCGCTGAACTGGTGCTCCTGGTGATTCTTCTCAATGCCAACCCACCGGAGCTGTGGTTCTGGCTCGTCGTGTTTCTGGTGATTTTCGGCTATCGCGTCGAACGCTGGTGGGCGTCACGCCCTAATGCCTGAGACGAGAATCCTTCGAGAGTGATGGTCGTTGGCACAGCGAGCTCAGGATCCCGCGGCATCGGCAGCAATTCACGCAGCAGCTTGGCGTAGGTCACATTCACATCCACGGTGGCCGTTAACCGATTCACCAGCGCTTCCACCAGTTGGGTCTGCGTGACTGAAAGATCCACTTCATTGCTCAGCCCCGTTTTGTAACGCAGGGAGCTGTCGCGGAAGGCTTCCTTGCCAGCTCCCACCGCGCGTCGGGCCGAGACCAGCTTGGCGAGGCTGGCTTCATGGTTGAGAAAGGCGCGCTCCAGGCGAAGACGAATCTGATTGCGTGTCGCCGCATAGGCCTGGCTTGCGGCGTCCTCCTGCAGGGCTAAAGCCTTGATGGCATTGGAGGTCGCGCCGGCGTTGAAAATCATCCAGTTGAATGCCAGTCCGACCGACCAGTCGTAGCCAGCGACCTGTTCCAGGGGCAGGAAGGTGGAGCCGCAACATCCGCCTCCACTGATGGAGAGGTCGAAGAGTCGTTCCACGGATGCCAGGCCTCCCACGGAGGCA
This region of Synechococcus sp. NOUM97013 genomic DNA includes:
- a CDS encoding NHLP bacteriocin system secretion protein is translated as MTTSSRVARLKSRWNGLSDHHQVGAALAGVGGLFGVWLLFWPVPTQVEGRGVLIYPDNAGILNARSGGQVLRINTKVGDRVRKGQVLMTLYLPVLERQLDQQQGNLRQLERQNDELNARDALRIQTAQAALDIALAKLDDDQKRLTSLQSTYNAKVENLSWLAQREVVAPLSRAVVSAEQGLTTTSVQLDDIKIQRKDEITAFQQIKLEIETERLDRRFQIDDLKREIAVTEARIAFDGNVTAERSGAVLDLQVIQGQTVKTGDRLGTLGRSASPDADQSKTGGDLMAVAYFPPADARRLPIGLPVEVVPLWNQRGRFGGIEGTVSSVLSLPATREDIATTVGNSQLAEALVKDGPVMRAEIQLDRDSRSDDGYRWTLSNGSGVFPIRDGLTIDTFAYVEWRSPVTYVIPGLRSLTGGFRTLRIDRLWDLPFLRQPGTIQ